GCTGATGAAGACGTGCGTTTCTGACTGCCTCCATGGCCGGATATGTGTGAAGAGCTATGGAGAGAACCATAGGTTTAAGGGAATGTATATGCACCGGTATGTTCATTACATAGACCAGCTCGCCGGTCTTGAGGGTTACATAAGCGGACTTTGGTACACCCTCAATAAACTGCTCTGTAGTTGTCTGGCCTGTCATTTTGGGGTTAGAGTGTAAAACAATTTTTTTGTTGCTGTCATACAGAGTAATGTAAGCAATATTTTCCCATGGTTGCTTTTTCATTATTTCAGATATCAGTCTGTCGTCTATGCCTGTGCGGTTAAGGGCCTGATCGAGGGTAATTCCGATAAAATAGGCCGTTGACTTGAGAGATTCTTCCGATGAGCGCTTTGCTATTTCATAAGTAGAGACAGCGCTAAAAGCCGACAAGGCTGTAAAAAACACAACAGCAGCAATAACTACAAATCTTTGATTTACCTTCTTATGCGTTTTTAGCTTCATCGGCGTTACTGATTATTTTACTATAATCCCTGTGCTTACGGATAATCATACCAAGTCGCCAACTTTGTTGGCTTTGTCGCAAGCTCCGGGGCATACGAAAAAGTACGCCTTTGTCTCCTGCTCCCAGCCGCCTTGTTATTCTTTTGACTGCAACCTGGTATGAGTTGCAATTAAAGAAGTAATTTAACAAGGGGAAGGACAGAGTCCTTCCCCCTAATTTCCCTTAATTTCCTTTAATACTGACGTGTTTAACTAATTTGTAAAGATCGAATGTAGATGTTGCCACACCCGGCTCAACCACAAGTTTAAGTGAGGCTTCCACCGTGGCGTCCTCGATACCCGCCGGCAGCTTGATTTCAAAATTTTCCTCGTTGGTTTTAAACGGCTGCAGGGATGTATCTCGCATCAGAGAGAGTTTCCTTAAAGAGGCAAAGACCATTTTGTTTTCCGAATAACCGAGTTTTTTCTGAGGCATATAGTATTTGGTCTCGTTAAAAATTTCCTTGCCGTCTTTAGACTTAACGACCACATTGAGGGAAAAGTGTGTTGGAGATGGGCAGCCATCGGGCATTCTGTGGCCTATCTCTATTGGTGTCGTTTTAGTCTTAACAACTACCATTGGGGTGGAGACAAGAGCAGGGGTCTTAATCTGAAACGTATAGGCCATGGCGCTTAGTTCAAATTTAACATGCTCTTTCAGCCGCTTCAACTCAAAGGCAGGGTCGTCATAGTTTGGGGGAAACCGGTGACCGGTATTGGGTGCTCTCATATGGCAGTCCTGGCAGCCCTTATCACCGCCGTTAGGTATGTAGTTTTGCAGCATACTGTCATAGTTTGAAACACACCACATCGGCTCAGGGGAGTGAAGCAGGTTAGGTCCCTGATGGCAGCCGCCGCAGAATGAGGAGTCGGCCATCATGTTGTTTACTTTGGATTTTGTAAAAACCTCGTCTTTGTGCCCTCCTCCTATGTCCTTAGTACCATAAACCGTATCCTTTTCAGGCAGACCGTCTCTGAACTTACGCACAATGGAGTTTCTGTTGTGGCAAATTATGCAGTTAATCTGGAGTTTGTCTATAACATCGTAGTTTTCTTTTAAAACCGCATCAGCAATCTCTTTTGCCACTTTTTCGGTTGCATCCTCCAGTTGCGGGATGTGGCACTTAAAGCACGGCAGCATGTACTCTTTTGTACTTGATGTGACCTCATGGGATTTCTTAAGCTCGCCGTTACGCTGCTTCAGGTAATCCTGTAATGTGCCGAGAGTTTTGCCAAAGGGTCCTACAAGTGGTTTACTGTGCAGGGATTTTTCCCAGTCAGTGTATATTTGCTCATGACAAGCCTTACAGCGGGTGGAGTCATATTTTTTTAATAACTCATCGAGACTGTCTATTTCTTTAGCAAAACCCGTTGCAGGTAGGACTAACAAAATCAGCAATAGTAACAGATACTTATACCTAAGCATAAGCACACCTCCTTTTGTTTTTTGTCGCCATTTCTAAAATGGGGACATTTTTTATGAATATTCTTAATTAGCTTAAAAACATTCGAGGAGGTTTGTACTCTTGTTTTGTGAAAATTAAATCTTTTCTAAAAAAAGGCTCTACAGTCATCACATCATTCTTTTTATCATGAAAACCAGCAAACACTGGTTCAATAACTATCGGCATTTCGCCGTTTGGCTCAAGCAAGTTTACTAAATGACACACATCCAGAGTTGCAATGACGGTCTTTCCACCTCCATGTGGTGCTACCCTTATCTGTATTGCCGGTAAAGACAAACAGACAATTAGGAGTGTTACGACAAAATAACAGCAAATTATCCTCATCTTTTATACTATAGTGTCTTTTATAAAATTATTCAAGTCTCTGTACTGAAACGGACATATACAATGAACTGTTGCATATCTCATATCACTTTCTTTGCAGATATCAAATGAGTTTTTTCTTACTCAATGAATAGATAAAGGCAAGAATTTCGGCAACAGCCTTATATAACTCCTGAGGAATCTCCTGATACAAATCCAGAGCAGACAATATCTCAACAAGCTGCTTGTCTTCTTTTATCGGAATGCCATGAGTTTTGGCAAGGTCAAGAATCTTCTGAGCTATTTCCCCACTGCCCTTAGCTACAACGCGCGGAGCGGCGCCATCAGTTTGTTTGTACCTTAATGCTGCTGCTTTTTGGCGTTTTCCTTCCAATTTGAGTATTAAACCTTAAGGCTCAACCCTTTTTCTTTTAAACTCTCGTTAATATTTAATTTGCTCTTCTGTCCCACATTTATCACCTTAAGGGGAAGTCCGGCTGCAAGAAAACGGCTCTCCAGCTCCGCCTTGTTATCTGCTATTAATTCCATCGTCTCTTTCTTTTGCGCATAAAAAGAAAGAAAAAAACTCCCCTCTGACACTGTTGTTGAAATTGAAAGCTTGCCCATATTACCAAGGTCTAAGTTTATATCACAGGAAAAGGATTTTTTGGCATTATATTTATTTTTTTTAAAAAGAAGCTGGCCGTCTTTCATCTCAGGCCATGAAAAAGGTAAAAAAGTGTATATCGTCTCATTAGCACGTGAGTTTATCTGATAGTGCTCTATATTTCTGATAAATTTATCTATTGTGTTTGTAATTTCATCCTTAGAAGCGCCGCTTTGACGTAACAGCTGCCCTATACGTTCCTGCTCAACTACGTCCTTAGCCTTTAAAAGCAACGCCTTCTGGTCATTGGATATCTCAGGTTTTTCCCTGAGCAGTGCCGCCTTATCACCTGATGATAAGGCTTCATCTAATCTCTGCTTTATAACGGCTATAAGTTCCCGCTCGTTTAAATTCTTAACTTGCTTGCCGCCCTCATCCATCACCGCCCTAAGCTCCATAATCAGTGCCTTCATATCACTCTCTGCACCGGACTTTAATATGCCGTCCGCCTTTTTAATAAAAGCATCCAATGTGCTGTTAAGCTGCTCATTAAGATCAAGGCTCTCCTGCCCCTCAATCGCTTTTCTCACAGCCTCACCAACCATTCCCTTAATATCCATGCCATCACCTAAAGCTGCCTCTTTAAGCCTTGTTTCAAATAAAATCCCTGAATCCTCAATATTTGACTTAAGCGCCGACACAGACATATTTTTTATATCAGGCATTATTTGCTCAAGACGGCCAAACTCCGGGAATGTATTCTTAACACGCTCCGGTATCGCTGACAACATATCCTTAAGACTTTTAAAATCAGATGTATCTATCCTCGCATCCGACAACTTATTGACAGTTTGTTGAATCCTTGCATTTGCCGGGTCGGTAGTTTCCCCCTCAGGTTTACTCTCAACTCCTAAAAATCTAAGCCTAACCTCACTGCCGGTGCCAACAACCTGAAGATCAATCCTGTCTCCCTCACTCATGGGAACATTGGTATAGGCAAGCAAAGTACCCCCCTGCAAATCCAATGCTTTTCCAACCGGAGGGGTTATTCGAAGTGTCACCATGCCGGACTCTATAATGTCAAGAACATCGGCACTTATTATATCGCCCAGTGCCAGTGCTACGGCCTTGCCCTCGGAAGGGCTAAACAGCACCATGTTGTCTGTATTTGACAACACAACATTGCCAATCATTATGAAAACCTGCTCTTTGTGGCTGCCCCGGTTACATCTTTATCCAAAACAACCTGTACTCCTCTCATCAGTGTCGCATTAAAAATCAACGGGCCCATGAAGTTTGCAATCACTTTTTTGTTTTCAACCCTTATTATTACAAGTACAAGTAAATCCTCAGGATTTTCCAACTCCAGAAATTTCTTTGTTGTCGGGTCTAAAACGATTGAAAAACCCGGTAACAACACCGCAGGGTCTGTAACGATAAAAGCTATCTCTGGATCATCCACCGCCTGAAGCCACTTGACCTGTGTATCTTTATAGTCCATCAAAACGTAACGCTTGAGCTGCGGAAAGCCCAGAATACCCTCCGGAAAACTAATCACCTTTGAGCTATCCAGCTCTACCGTACCAAATCGTGTTGTCGGTATAAGAAGAGTATTAGTTTCCGTGCACATTCCTTCTATCCCAGAACATTTCTTATTTCATCGAACTCTGTTGCACCGAGACCGATAGAAAGTAAGTTTTCCGATTTTATCTTCTCATAGAGTTCCTGCCTGTAGATTCGTACTCCCGTCGGTGCATCTATCCCTAACCTGACTTTGTTACCCTTTATCTCTATCACCGTCACCGTAATAGAGTCACCCAGCTTTATGGCTTCCTCTGACTTCCTTGTCAACACGAGCATCTTGCCCCTCCATCATGGTCTCATCAACGGTCCCTCGTTGATTCTTAAGGTTAATCTTAACTACCTTCCAAACGCTCCTTCTTACAAATATCGCTTAACTCATCTATATTAACACATTATTTTATTTTTTTCACATATTATCTTATTTTAAATAATCCAAAAGCGATTGTGACATTATTTGAAACGAGCTTTGCCTCAGAGCTTGAAGTGCCAGTTCAGATTTAGTCAGATTTGACGCCACCTCAGTCAGGTCTGCGTCCTGGTAATGTGACAAGACCCCCTGTGTGTGCATAGTATTGTCATCGTTTGCGTTATAGGTCCTGTCAATGTAATTTATCCTTGCTCCTATTGTAGCCCTTACCGTGGTTGTATTGTCAAGGGCAATCTGAATCGGCCTCAGATAAGCTTCCATCATATCAGCATCATTAGTGTTAAAAGAGGTTTCCAATCCCTGTACCAATTCCATATAATTTGTAAATGATGATGATTTTATACCGGCTGCCGTGGCATCGGTAGATGTGCTTATAGTTATTGTAATTTGCGGCACATCGTAATTCTGAATCGTGGGCACTGTTCCCAACATCACAGATTGTCCGATTGTTTTAGTTGACGGTATGTAGTGAGCATAGAGGCCACGCTCAAGCGTAATAGTCTGA
The nucleotide sequence above comes from Nitrospirae bacterium YQR-1. Encoded proteins:
- a CDS encoding flagellar hook-length control protein FliK gives rise to the protein MIGNVVLSNTDNMVLFSPSEGKAVALALGDIISADVLDIIESGMVTLRITPPVGKALDLQGGTLLAYTNVPMSEGDRIDLQVVGTGSEVRLRFLGVESKPEGETTDPANARIQQTVNKLSDARIDTSDFKSLKDMLSAIPERVKNTFPEFGRLEQIMPDIKNMSVSALKSNIEDSGILFETRLKEAALGDGMDIKGMVGEAVRKAIEGQESLDLNEQLNSTLDAFIKKADGILKSGAESDMKALIMELRAVMDEGGKQVKNLNERELIAVIKQRLDEALSSGDKAALLREKPEISNDQKALLLKAKDVVEQERIGQLLRQSGASKDEITNTIDKFIRNIEHYQINSRANETIYTFLPFSWPEMKDGQLLFKKNKYNAKKSFSCDINLDLGNMGKLSISTTVSEGSFFLSFYAQKKETMELIADNKAELESRFLAAGLPLKVINVGQKSKLNINESLKEKGLSLKV
- the csrA gene encoding carbon storage regulator CsrA, yielding MLVLTRKSEEAIKLGDSITVTVIEIKGNKVRLGIDAPTGVRIYRQELYEKIKSENLLSIGLGATEFDEIRNVLG
- a CDS encoding EscU/YscU/HrcU family type III secretion system export apparatus switch protein, which produces MLKLEGKRQKAAALRYKQTDGAAPRVVAKGSGEIAQKILDLAKTHGIPIKEDKQLVEILSALDLYQEIPQELYKAVAEILAFIYSLSKKKLI
- the fliW gene encoding flagellar assembly protein FliW, with protein sequence MCTETNTLLIPTTRFGTVELDSSKVISFPEGILGFPQLKRYVLMDYKDTQVKWLQAVDDPEIAFIVTDPAVLLPGFSIVLDPTTKKFLELENPEDLLVLVIIRVENKKVIANFMGPLIFNATLMRGVQVVLDKDVTGAATKSRFS
- the extKL gene encoding multiheme c-type cytochrome ExtKL, translating into MLRYKYLLLLLILLVLPATGFAKEIDSLDELLKKYDSTRCKACHEQIYTDWEKSLHSKPLVGPFGKTLGTLQDYLKQRNGELKKSHEVTSSTKEYMLPCFKCHIPQLEDATEKVAKEIADAVLKENYDVIDKLQINCIICHNRNSIVRKFRDGLPEKDTVYGTKDIGGGHKDEVFTKSKVNNMMADSSFCGGCHQGPNLLHSPEPMWCVSNYDSMLQNYIPNGGDKGCQDCHMRAPNTGHRFPPNYDDPAFELKRLKEHVKFELSAMAYTFQIKTPALVSTPMVVVKTKTTPIEIGHRMPDGCPSPTHFSLNVVVKSKDGKEIFNETKYYMPQKKLGYSENKMVFASLRKLSLMRDTSLQPFKTNEENFEIKLPAGIEDATVEASLKLVVEPGVATSTFDLYKLVKHVSIKGN